Proteins encoded by one window of Ulvibacter sp. MAR_2010_11:
- a CDS encoding GLPGLI family protein, producing the protein MKFIISYSLVYTLAMATAIAQEFQGIAYYKTHREINLSLDSTRVNSDTQKHLQGQIQRQFQKEYTLSFKGKESVYKEIESLEKPSVANVSGEIKIVVGGMSDVLYRNLKDNFYVQETEIMDKQFLIKDTLKPREWKLEKETKSIGEYTCFKAIFSEEIIEQIFSTDSNQIEKVTKTRTTTAWYTLQIPLSHGPQNFWGLPGLILEVNDGEQSMLCSKIILNPKKEIEILVPSKGKPVTQVEYDIIREKKNKEMMENMGDNRSNKGGNTVIMKIGG; encoded by the coding sequence CAACAGCAATTGCACAAGAGTTTCAAGGTATTGCCTATTACAAAACACATAGGGAGATAAATTTATCATTGGATAGTACCCGGGTAAATTCAGACACACAAAAACACTTGCAAGGGCAGATTCAAAGGCAATTTCAAAAAGAATATACACTCAGTTTTAAAGGGAAGGAGTCTGTATATAAAGAAATAGAATCTTTAGAAAAGCCATCGGTCGCTAATGTATCGGGAGAAATAAAAATTGTAGTTGGCGGGATGTCCGACGTGCTGTACCGAAACCTGAAGGATAACTTTTATGTTCAGGAGACCGAGATTATGGACAAGCAGTTTTTAATAAAAGATACCTTGAAACCCCGGGAGTGGAAATTGGAAAAGGAAACGAAAAGCATAGGGGAATACACTTGTTTTAAAGCGATTTTTTCTGAAGAAATCATTGAGCAAATATTTAGTACTGATTCTAATCAGATCGAAAAAGTAACCAAAACCCGTACGACAACTGCCTGGTATACACTCCAAATTCCCTTGAGTCACGGGCCTCAAAATTTCTGGGGCCTGCCGGGACTCATATTGGAAGTAAACGACGGTGAGCAATCCATGCTTTGTTCAAAAATAATTCTAAATCCGAAAAAGGAAATCGAGATTTTGGTTCCTTCAAAAGGAAAACCGGTTACTCAAGTCGAATACGATATAATTCGAGAGAAGAAAAACAAAGAGATGATGGAGAATATGGGAGACAACCGCAGCAATAAAGGCGGAAATACGGTTATCATGAAAATTGGAGGATAA
- a CDS encoding DUF4230 domain-containing protein codes for MRKIVLGIVIAVFIVFGLRYCEHQKEARERLDANTALIQEQLENVGKLIVTEGSYTQVFTYKDTNKLFGFLDARKKALVVVNAKASISYDLSEIKTEVDQSAQTVTITHIPKPELSINPNIQYYDMQQDYLNQFEAEDYNKIKKQIEKDLRTKIEASELVTNAQNRLISELQKIYILTNSMGWTLQYNEETISTEADLQQLKL; via the coding sequence ATGCGCAAGATTGTTCTCGGGATTGTAATTGCTGTTTTCATTGTCTTTGGTTTGCGCTATTGTGAACACCAAAAGGAGGCGCGTGAACGGCTGGATGCTAATACAGCTTTAATACAGGAGCAACTCGAAAACGTTGGTAAATTGATTGTTACCGAAGGAAGCTATACACAAGTTTTTACGTATAAGGATACGAATAAATTATTCGGGTTTCTGGATGCTCGCAAGAAGGCCTTGGTGGTCGTCAATGCCAAAGCCTCTATTTCTTACGATTTGAGTGAGATAAAAACTGAAGTGGATCAATCTGCACAAACAGTAACTATTACACACATTCCGAAGCCTGAATTGTCCATTAATCCTAATATTCAATACTACGACATGCAGCAGGATTATTTGAATCAGTTTGAAGCAGAAGACTATAATAAGATAAAGAAGCAGATCGAAAAGGATTTAAGAACAAAGATTGAAGCGTCGGAATTAGTTACCAACGCTCAAAACCGACTCATTTCAGAATTGCAAAAGATTTATATTCTAACCAATTCTATGGGTTGGACCCTACAATACAATGAAGAAACTATTAGCACTGAAGCAGATTTGCAACAACTTAAACTTTAA
- a CDS encoding GLPGLI family protein translates to MKQILLVVLSLFSISTFAQNISGQAFYESKTTVDMDNFGGREMSEDMKKQIAERMKSMLEKTYILTFTKNESIYKEDEKLETGADNGGFRMMMGSFTAGPQYKNIEANQILEEREFFGKQFLINDTISNLDWKLEKESKQIGQYVAFKATAIKKIDPNDMSMVRRRRDRNREGGDEKKEQETAKDTTKTADPFDEIEVPKEVLVTAWFTPQIPVANGPGEYAGLPGLILELNIDRTTILCSKIVMNPKEAESIAPLKKGKEVSREEFNKIVKEKTDEMRENFRGGNRRGGGRFGG, encoded by the coding sequence ATGAAACAAATTCTTTTAGTAGTTCTTTCTCTTTTTTCAATATCAACCTTCGCTCAGAATATTAGCGGGCAGGCCTTTTACGAATCTAAAACCACAGTCGATATGGACAATTTTGGAGGTCGGGAGATGAGTGAAGATATGAAAAAACAAATCGCGGAGCGAATGAAAAGTATGTTGGAGAAAACTTACATTCTAACATTCACTAAAAATGAGTCGATCTACAAAGAAGACGAAAAGTTGGAAACAGGTGCAGACAATGGAGGCTTTAGAATGATGATGGGTAGCTTTACGGCAGGGCCGCAATACAAAAACATTGAAGCCAATCAAATATTGGAAGAGCGGGAATTTTTCGGGAAACAATTCTTAATTAATGATACCATTTCCAATTTGGATTGGAAGCTTGAAAAAGAATCGAAACAAATAGGACAGTATGTGGCGTTTAAAGCAACTGCCATTAAAAAGATCGATCCAAACGATATGAGTATGGTGAGAAGACGTCGTGACAGAAACAGGGAAGGTGGTGACGAAAAGAAAGAACAGGAAACAGCAAAGGACACCACAAAAACAGCCGATCCCTTCGATGAAATTGAAGTGCCAAAAGAGGTGTTGGTCACAGCATGGTTTACACCGCAAATTCCGGTCGCCAACGGCCCCGGAGAATACGCCGGATTACCCGGATTAATTTTAGAACTTAATATTGACCGTACCACTATTTTGTGTTCAAAAATCGTAATGAACCCCAAAGAAGCCGAATCTATTGCTCCTTTAAAGAAAGGAAAGGAAGTGTCTCGTGAAGAATTCAACAAGATTGTAAAGGAGAAGACCGATGAGATGCGTGAAAATTTCAGAGGCGGCAACAGACGAGGCGGAGGACGCTTTGGAGGGTAA
- a CDS encoding rhodanese-like domain-containing protein encodes MGIFDFLFGNKNDKIRDFMSRGAVIVDVRSKKEYDSGAIPGSKHIPLPEISSKISEIKKWDKPVILCCASGVRSGSASGILKSNGVEAINGGGWFNLSKKI; translated from the coding sequence ATGGGAATATTCGATTTTTTATTCGGAAATAAGAACGATAAGATTCGGGATTTTATGTCACGCGGAGCCGTGATTGTAGATGTTCGCTCAAAAAAAGAATACGACAGCGGAGCGATTCCCGGCTCGAAACACATTCCATTGCCTGAAATATCTTCAAAAATTTCAGAAATTAAAAAGTGGGACAAACCTGTTATTTTATGCTGTGCCAGTGGCGTTCGAAGCGGAAGTGCTTCAGGAATTTTAAAGAGTAACGGGGTCGAAGCGATAAATGGTGGAGGGTGGTTTAATTTGAGTAAGAAGATATAA
- a CDS encoding carboxypeptidase regulatory-like domain-containing protein, producing the protein MKKILFTLLMLSGATLFAQSIKVRGFIKDSIGEPLEFANVIATIQADGAIESYGITNSEGRYQLDLPKNNTYVLKASFLGYETKEQVVTISEDAENIQQDFTLNSLADELEGVELIYEMPVTVKGDTIIYNADSFTTGDERKLGDVMKKLPGVEVNDDGEIEVEGKAVSKVMVEGKDFFDGDSKLATKNIPADAVDKVEVLRNYNEVDQMRGLGNDQDNIAINIKLKEGKKNFWFGEVTAGAGIADEDGKYLVHPKLFYYNPKYSINLITDFNNIGEVPFTFRDYFNFTGGFRNFNRGGGTNFNISDTDLGFAVAQNNRANDIDTKFLAGNFSWAATSKLDLSGFAILSDNKTNIITNSIRQFIVSGTTENTSAENDQRSQLGMLKLSSTYKPNSNFQLDYDILGKMSKQTEDDTTISIVENNTNNISETLENQPFSINQNANIYYTANDNNIFAAQVQHLYQDEDPFYRAVQDSIPFRGIFTTFDPANPQNEVFDPLTQANRYNINQDKNVKTNKLDAKVDYYYVINNKSNINVTMGSTLSDQRFKSGIFQILDNGSENNFTDDEFNNDVLFYFTDAFLGLHYKAKAGKFIFTPGLTLHNYNVKNEQLGTTLSQNDWMVLPDVNIILELKKSENLRFNYAISSEYTDVNNYAEAYVFNNYNALFRGNRLLENALSHTYNLTYFSFNMFNYTNISGSLNYSRRLNGFKNNTDIAQISQVSSLFNMDSNFPDETFSAFGRFSKRVKKLQFNLNANATLSKSNTIVNDEIRESKSLTQSYLGSVRSNFREWPNLELGYRLSVNDYDNGGLQQTFFTHRPYANLDMRFLKDFTLTADWDYYNYNNDAKTVENKYSFVNANLYYQKGESPWEFQVQATNILDTGFINNDSFNEQFNTTSQYFVLPRIVMFIVKYEL; encoded by the coding sequence ATGAAAAAAATACTTTTTACACTTTTAATGCTTTCAGGAGCAACACTTTTTGCACAAAGCATCAAGGTGAGAGGATTTATAAAAGACAGTATTGGGGAACCTTTAGAGTTCGCGAATGTGATCGCGACAATTCAGGCAGATGGCGCCATAGAATCTTACGGAATTACCAATTCGGAAGGAAGATACCAACTGGATCTTCCGAAAAATAATACCTACGTTCTTAAAGCTAGTTTTTTAGGATATGAAACCAAAGAACAAGTGGTGACAATTTCTGAAGATGCCGAAAATATACAACAGGATTTTACCCTGAACTCACTTGCAGACGAATTGGAAGGGGTAGAACTCATCTACGAAATGCCCGTAACTGTTAAGGGCGATACCATTATTTATAACGCCGATTCTTTTACAACCGGTGACGAGCGGAAACTGGGCGACGTAATGAAAAAGCTTCCCGGCGTTGAAGTAAACGACGATGGAGAGATAGAAGTTGAAGGAAAGGCTGTGAGCAAGGTAATGGTGGAAGGCAAGGATTTCTTCGATGGCGATTCGAAATTGGCCACTAAAAATATTCCCGCCGATGCGGTAGACAAAGTGGAAGTGCTTCGGAATTACAACGAGGTGGATCAAATGCGAGGTCTGGGGAACGATCAGGACAACATTGCCATAAACATCAAACTGAAAGAAGGCAAAAAGAACTTCTGGTTTGGAGAAGTTACGGCCGGAGCAGGAATAGCCGATGAAGACGGCAAGTATTTGGTGCATCCGAAATTATTCTACTACAACCCAAAATACAGTATCAATCTTATTACCGACTTCAACAATATTGGGGAAGTACCTTTTACGTTTAGGGATTACTTCAATTTTACGGGCGGATTCAGAAACTTTAACCGCGGTGGAGGAACTAATTTCAATATTAGTGATACCGATTTGGGATTTGCCGTAGCACAAAACAATAGAGCCAACGATATCGACACTAAGTTTTTGGCAGGAAATTTCAGCTGGGCAGCGACTTCAAAGCTGGACCTAAGCGGATTTGCGATACTTTCAGATAATAAAACCAATATTATTACCAATTCCATCCGACAATTTATCGTTTCGGGAACCACCGAAAATACGAGTGCCGAGAACGATCAAAGGAGTCAGTTGGGAATGCTGAAATTAAGCAGTACGTATAAACCCAATTCAAACTTTCAGTTAGATTACGACATACTTGGAAAAATGTCGAAACAAACCGAAGACGATACTACAATTTCGATCGTCGAAAACAATACAAATAACATTTCCGAAACGCTAGAAAATCAGCCGTTTTCAATAAACCAGAACGCAAATATTTATTATACCGCCAACGACAATAATATTTTTGCTGCGCAGGTGCAGCATTTATATCAGGATGAAGACCCGTTTTATCGCGCGGTACAGGATTCCATTCCTTTTCGGGGTATTTTCACAACATTCGACCCGGCAAATCCGCAAAATGAAGTCTTCGACCCGTTAACACAAGCCAATCGCTACAATATCAATCAGGATAAAAATGTAAAGACAAACAAGCTGGATGCCAAGGTAGATTATTACTACGTAATCAATAACAAGAGCAACATAAATGTTACGATGGGGAGCACTTTAAGCGACCAGAGATTTAAATCGGGGATTTTTCAGATTTTGGATAATGGTAGTGAAAACAATTTCACCGATGACGAGTTCAACAACGATGTGCTATTTTATTTTACCGATGCCTTTCTGGGCCTACATTACAAAGCAAAGGCCGGAAAGTTTATTTTCACCCCCGGGCTTACTCTACACAATTACAATGTAAAAAACGAACAATTGGGAACTACCCTCTCTCAAAACGACTGGATGGTATTACCCGATGTGAATATAATTTTGGAATTGAAAAAAAGTGAAAACCTTCGATTTAATTACGCTATTTCTTCAGAATACACCGACGTTAATAACTATGCCGAAGCCTATGTGTTTAACAACTACAACGCCTTGTTTAGAGGAAACCGTTTGTTGGAAAATGCGTTGTCTCATACTTATAATCTAACCTATTTCAGTTTTAATATGTTTAACTATACCAATATAAGCGGTTCGTTAAATTATTCGAGACGTCTCAACGGATTTAAAAACAATACCGACATTGCTCAAATAAGTCAGGTTAGCAGTCTGTTTAACATGGACAGTAATTTTCCCGATGAAACATTTTCGGCCTTTGGGCGGTTTAGTAAAAGAGTGAAAAAATTACAGTTCAATTTAAATGCCAACGCCACGTTAAGCAAATCGAATACGATAGTAAACGATGAAATTCGGGAAAGTAAAAGTCTTACGCAGAGCTATCTAGGAAGTGTGCGAAGTAATTTCAGAGAGTGGCCCAATCTTGAATTGGGGTATCGCCTAAGTGTAAACGACTACGATAACGGCGGATTACAACAAACATTTTTTACGCACAGACCTTATGCGAATTTGGACATGCGATTTCTAAAGGATTTTACGCTAACGGCAGACTGGGATTATTACAATTATAACAACGATGCCAAAACGGTGGAAAACAAATATTCCTTTGTAAATGCCAACTTATATTATCAAAAAGGTGAGAGCCCGTGGGAGTTTCAGGTGCAGGCGACCAATATTTTAGACACCGGTTTTATTAACAACGACAGCTTTAATGAACAGTTTAATACTACCAGTCAGTATTTTGTGTTACCGCGAATTGTCATGTTTATTGTGAAGTACGAACTGTAG